A genome region from Nycticebus coucang isolate mNycCou1 chromosome 4, mNycCou1.pri, whole genome shotgun sequence includes the following:
- the GSC2 gene encoding homeobox protein goosecoid-2, producing MAAAAGGAASRRGPGRPCAFSIDHILSSLPERSPPARAARPPQPASRQSPAEPEEPGAPEAAPCACCCCCGPRGPPEAAAALGARLRWPLRLEPAAPLSLAAPAAGSVALPGAIGPGPQRRTRRHRTIFSEEQLQALEALFVQNQYPDVGTRERLAGRIRLREERVEVWFKNRRAKWRHQKRASASARLLPGTKKPPKGSC from the exons atggcggcggcggcggggggcGCGGCGAGCCGCCGGGGTCCCGGGAGGCCCTGCGCCTTCTCCATCGACCACATCCTCTCCAGCCTGCCGGAGAGGAGTCCCCCGGCCCGGGCCGCCCGCCCACCTCAGCCCGCCAGCCGCCAGAGCCCCGCGGAGCCAGAGGAGCCCGGGGCGCCCGAGGCCGCGCCCTGcgcttgctgctgctgctgcgggCCCCGCGGGCCCCCGGAGGCGGCCGCCGCGCTGG GCGCGCGGCTGCGGTGGCCGCTCAGGCTGGAGCCCGCGGCGCCCTTGTCCTTGGCCGCGCCGGCTGCAGGCTCGGTGGCGCTGCCCGGCGCGATCGGCCCAGGCCCGCAGAGGCGCACGCGGCGCCACCGCACCATCTTCAGCGAGGAGCAGCTGCAGGCGCTCGAGGCGCTCTTCGTGCAGAACCAGTACCCCGACGTGGGCACACGCGAGCGCCTGGCCGGGCGCATCCGCCTGCGCGAGGAGCGCGTGGAG GTCTGGTTCAAGAACCGCCGGGCCAAGTGGCGACACCAGAAGCGCGCGTCAGCGTCTGCGAGGCTCCTGCCTGGGACGAAGAAGCCTCCCAAGGGCAGCTGTTGA